A region of Micromonospora sp. WMMD882 DNA encodes the following proteins:
- a CDS encoding ABC transporter ATP-binding protein, whose amino-acid sequence MIEVRQATRRFGVRQVFTDLDLDVPQGVRLLLTGGNGAGKTTLLRCLAGTLALTSGRISVAGVPAGSPAARRLVGVCLAPEQGVYGRLSARDNLRVVARLRLPRRVVERATDGVIAELGIGGYADRPAEKCSAGMRARLTIARALLGDPAVLLLDEPTRSLDEPARALLWAALGRRREVACVIASHHAADRARCDATLDLAAGR is encoded by the coding sequence TTGATCGAGGTACGCCAGGCCACCCGCCGGTTCGGCGTACGGCAGGTCTTCACCGACCTGGACCTCGACGTGCCGCAGGGCGTCCGGCTGCTGCTCACCGGTGGCAACGGAGCGGGCAAGACCACCCTGCTGCGTTGCCTGGCCGGCACGTTGGCGCTCACCAGCGGTCGGATCTCGGTGGCCGGCGTGCCGGCGGGCTCGCCGGCCGCCCGGCGGTTGGTCGGCGTGTGCCTCGCGCCGGAGCAGGGCGTCTACGGCCGGCTGTCCGCCCGCGACAACCTGCGGGTGGTCGCCCGGCTGCGCCTGCCCCGCCGCGTCGTGGAGCGGGCCACGGACGGCGTCATCGCGGAGCTCGGCATCGGCGGGTACGCCGACCGGCCGGCGGAGAAGTGCTCGGCGGGCATGCGGGCGCGGTTGACCATCGCCCGCGCCCTGCTGGGCGATCCGGCGGTGCTGCTGCTCGACGAGCCCACCCGCTCCCTCGACGAGCCGGCCCGCGCGCTGCTGTGGGCCGCCCTGGGCCGGCGACGGGAGGTGGCCTGCGTGATCGCCTCGCACCACGCGGCGGACCGGGCCCGGTGCGACGCGACGCTCGACCTGGCGGCCGGGCGGTGA
- a CDS encoding nucleotidyltransferase family protein gives MTALTEAVRCLALDAAAVATSAALRERGIESVLLKGVGLARRLGVDRRYGDVDLLVSPASFEAAQWVIAEWGGRPFVVGARPDDLPLRYERTWWLPGPTPLALDLHQGFAGVGDDDAFWRGLWRTAEEMPLAGGRIAVPDRDHAALLVALHAATPASSTRPRADLERALAVFPVEAWRGAASIAARYDAVEAYALGLRLAAPGAELATVLGLPDGCAPARWLTAQRAPGTTISLARLAELPGTPTRLRHVVRRLAPSPAMIRLTSPLARRGRCGLLLAYAGRLARHAANLPRAVRELRAARRATGR, from the coding sequence GTGACCGCGCTCACCGAGGCGGTCCGCTGCCTGGCGCTGGACGCCGCCGCCGTGGCGACGAGCGCCGCGCTGCGCGAGCGGGGCATCGAGTCGGTGCTGCTCAAGGGGGTCGGGTTGGCGCGCCGGCTGGGCGTCGACCGCCGGTACGGCGACGTCGACCTGCTGGTGTCGCCGGCCAGCTTCGAGGCGGCCCAGTGGGTGATCGCCGAGTGGGGCGGCCGACCGTTCGTCGTCGGGGCCCGCCCCGACGACCTGCCGTTGCGCTACGAGCGGACCTGGTGGTTGCCGGGCCCGACGCCGCTCGCCCTCGACCTGCACCAGGGGTTCGCCGGGGTGGGCGACGACGACGCCTTCTGGCGGGGCCTGTGGCGCACGGCGGAGGAGATGCCGCTGGCCGGGGGGCGGATCGCGGTGCCGGACCGGGACCACGCGGCGCTGCTGGTGGCGCTGCACGCGGCCACCCCGGCCTCGTCGACGCGCCCCCGGGCCGACCTGGAACGGGCGCTCGCGGTGTTCCCCGTCGAGGCGTGGCGGGGGGCGGCGTCGATCGCCGCGCGTTACGACGCGGTCGAGGCGTACGCGCTGGGGTTGCGGCTCGCCGCGCCCGGCGCGGAGCTGGCGACTGTGCTGGGCCTGCCGGACGGCTGCGCGCCGGCGCGCTGGCTGACCGCCCAGCGGGCCCCCGGGACCACGATCTCCCTGGCCCGCCTGGCGGAGCTGCCGGGCACGCCGACCCGGCTGCGGCATGTCGTGCGTCGGCTCGCGCCGTCGCCCGCCATGATTCGTCTCACCAGCCCGCTGGCCCGGCGTGGCCGGTGCGGGCTGCTGCTCGCCTACGCCGGCCGGCTGGCCAGGCACGCCGCCAACCTGCCCCGGGCGGTACGCGAGCTGCGCGCCGCCCGCCGGGCCACCGGACGGTGA
- a CDS encoding lasso RiPP family leader peptide-containing protein, protein MRDIQHQAPVVEAGYQPPRLRRLGTLAELTQGGTSGPDDGLGGGGFS, encoded by the coding sequence ATGAGGGACATTCAGCACCAGGCTCCGGTGGTCGAGGCTGGCTACCAGCCTCCCCGACTCCGCCGGTTGGGCACCCTGGCCGAGCTGACCCAGGGGGGAACCAGCGGCCCCGACGACGGTCTCGGCGGCGGCGGCTTCTCGTGA
- a CDS encoding lasso peptide biosynthesis protein → MRGASGRGASGRGRPTRGPVIFAGLARPVRLLRRWGPRGVVLAGWAVVACRLVRRQVARGGLAAVRIPAPPAGPAGRHGARSVGDGDGAGAGAGDGAGGGRLVRLALARAGANCLERALVLQRWHGSRGDRRTVVIGVTAPRAGFHAHAWLDDESDAEREGMVELLRRPPPDGWVARHRQPDICRNTDT, encoded by the coding sequence GTGCGTGGAGCATCCGGGCGTGGAGCATCCGGGCGGGGGCGGCCGACGCGGGGGCCGGTCATCTTCGCCGGGCTGGCGCGGCCGGTCCGGCTGCTGCGGCGCTGGGGCCCCCGGGGGGTCGTCCTCGCCGGGTGGGCCGTGGTGGCCTGTCGGCTGGTCCGTCGTCAGGTGGCCCGGGGCGGGCTGGCGGCGGTTCGGATCCCGGCCCCGCCGGCCGGGCCGGCAGGCCGGCACGGTGCCCGGTCGGTCGGCGACGGCGACGGCGCGGGCGCGGGCGCTGGCGACGGCGCCGGTGGTGGCCGGCTGGTGCGTCTCGCCCTGGCGCGGGCCGGCGCGAACTGCCTCGAACGGGCTCTGGTGTTGCAGCGTTGGCACGGCAGCCGGGGTGACCGCCGGACCGTGGTGATCGGGGTGACGGCGCCCCGGGCCGGCTTCCACGCCCACGCCTGGCTGGACGACGAGAGCGACGCCGAGCGGGAGGGCATGGTGGAGCTCCTGCGTCGCCCGCCGCCGGACGGGTGGGTGGCCCGGCATCGGCAACCGGATATTTGCCGCAATACAGACACGTAA
- a CDS encoding asparagine synthase-related protein, with amino-acid sequence MTELSVRPVPRPTRLDLASGMVSGHVGTPALPPVDPLAVEPLAALERSVLPALARPPCVVSFSGGLDSSLVLAVAVRVARREGLPLPVPVTWRFADAPGADESAWQDDVIRALGLTGRWRLLPAGDDLDVVGPVAGRLLARHGVLHPCNLHLHLPIVELAPGGSLLTGAGGDQMLAGWRRPPRTVGDRLRRALAPAVRAALPAGRRPAMAAYPWLRPDVAARCLRSRAAEARAEPGRLDQRIRWHLGRRDLALTRAGLTAMAAEHRVTVVNPLLDPGFLAALVAVAGRARDVTRQRLLARIAGDDLPPVVTAARPKATFLEVFLRRPAREFATGWDGSGVDDDLVDPAALRRVWSTWPIPAATTALLQHVWWTTRGSGPGVGRPARTEASTGETQR; translated from the coding sequence GTGACTGAGCTGTCCGTGCGGCCCGTGCCGCGTCCCACCCGGCTGGACCTCGCCAGCGGCATGGTGTCCGGGCACGTCGGCACGCCCGCGCTGCCGCCCGTCGACCCGCTGGCGGTCGAGCCGCTGGCCGCGCTGGAACGGTCGGTGCTGCCCGCCCTGGCCCGGCCGCCGTGCGTGGTGAGCTTCTCCGGCGGACTCGACTCGTCACTCGTGCTCGCCGTCGCCGTGCGGGTCGCCCGCCGGGAGGGGCTGCCGCTGCCGGTGCCGGTGACCTGGCGGTTCGCCGACGCGCCGGGGGCCGACGAATCCGCCTGGCAGGACGACGTGATCCGGGCGCTCGGGCTGACCGGCCGGTGGCGCCTGCTGCCCGCCGGCGACGACCTGGACGTCGTCGGGCCGGTGGCCGGTCGGCTACTGGCCCGGCACGGCGTGCTGCACCCCTGCAACCTGCACCTGCACCTGCCCATCGTCGAGCTCGCGCCGGGCGGGTCCCTGCTCACCGGCGCCGGCGGCGACCAGATGCTGGCCGGTTGGCGGCGTCCGCCCCGTACCGTCGGGGACCGGCTGCGGCGGGCCCTGGCCCCGGCCGTCCGGGCGGCGCTGCCCGCCGGTCGGCGGCCGGCCATGGCGGCCTACCCCTGGCTGCGGCCCGACGTGGCGGCGCGCTGCCTGCGGTCGCGGGCGGCCGAGGCCCGCGCCGAGCCGGGCCGCCTCGACCAGCGGATCCGCTGGCACCTGGGCCGGCGGGATCTCGCCCTGACCCGGGCGGGTCTGACCGCGATGGCCGCCGAGCACCGGGTGACCGTGGTCAACCCGCTGCTCGACCCGGGCTTCCTGGCCGCCCTGGTGGCGGTCGCCGGCCGGGCCCGCGACGTCACCCGCCAGCGTCTGCTGGCCCGGATCGCCGGGGACGACCTGCCGCCGGTGGTGACCGCCGCCCGACCCAAGGCCACCTTCCTGGAGGTGTTCCTGCGCCGGCCCGCCAGGGAGTTCGCCACCGGCTGGGACGGCTCGGGCGTCGACGACGACCTGGTCGACCCGGCGGCGCTGCGGCGGGTGTGGTCGACCTGGCCGATCCCCGCCGCCACGACCGCCCTGCTCCAGCACGTGTGGTGGACGACGCGGGGCAGCGGCCCCGGCGTCGGCCGGCCCGCCCGGACCGAAGCGTCGACAGGGGAGACACAGAGATGA
- a CDS encoding ABC transporter permease, which produces MTTARPRTGKPPTAADRRPPTGVRTAARRDIRAGGWTALVRRDFRAEPLARAAVLLDLAFAAVNLAVFLLISRFLSAPGRAAVEPSHDYFGYVAVGLSFMLVIQATTTQLTARVTAEQRAGTLEMLATQPLSPAALATGVAGYPFLLAAGRATIYLTVLGPLLGLRVGHADWPGVAVLLLVGCAAMAGVGILLMAVTVVVRPGDAAARVTVVALTFLSGTYFPVDALPAALRPLALALPSRLALDGLRAALAGASWTGPALALLGVAAVGLPLSTWTFGRALALATRRGILTRD; this is translated from the coding sequence GTGACCACCGCCCGGCCGCGGACCGGGAAGCCGCCGACCGCCGCCGACCGTCGACCCCCGACCGGCGTCCGGACCGCCGCCCGGCGGGACATCCGGGCCGGCGGGTGGACCGCGCTGGTCCGGCGGGACTTCCGGGCCGAGCCGCTGGCCCGGGCCGCCGTCCTGCTGGACCTCGCCTTCGCCGCCGTCAACCTGGCGGTCTTCCTGCTCATCTCCCGCTTCCTCAGCGCGCCCGGTCGGGCCGCCGTCGAGCCCTCCCACGACTACTTCGGGTACGTGGCGGTGGGCCTCAGCTTCATGCTGGTCATCCAGGCGACCACCACCCAGCTCACCGCGCGGGTCACGGCCGAACAGCGGGCCGGCACCCTGGAGATGCTGGCCACCCAGCCGCTGTCGCCGGCCGCCCTGGCGACCGGGGTCGCCGGGTACCCGTTCCTGTTGGCCGCCGGCCGCGCCACGATCTACCTCACCGTCCTCGGCCCGCTGCTGGGCCTGCGGGTCGGGCACGCCGACTGGCCCGGCGTGGCGGTGCTGCTGCTGGTCGGCTGCGCGGCCATGGCCGGCGTCGGCATCCTGCTCATGGCGGTCACGGTCGTGGTCCGGCCGGGCGACGCCGCGGCCCGGGTGACCGTCGTCGCCCTCACCTTCCTCTCCGGCACGTACTTCCCGGTCGACGCGTTGCCGGCGGCGCTGCGTCCGTTGGCCCTGGCACTGCCCAGTCGGCTGGCCCTCGACGGTCTGCGCGCCGCGCTCGCCGGGGCGTCCTGGACGGGTCCGGCGCTCGCCCTGCTCGGCGTCGCCGCCGTCGGGCTGCCGTTGTCGACGTGGACGTTCGGTCGGGCGCTGGCCCTGGCCACGAGACGAGGAATCCTGACCCGTGACTGA
- a CDS encoding PqqD family protein, whose translation MTESVVYQVGGPEVAWRQAGDEIVVLDHRTAVYFGLDRSAALLWQRLLAGATLDELVATLTTETRVDRQRATEDVRRFLDELADNSLLRRA comes from the coding sequence ATGACCGAGAGCGTGGTGTACCAGGTGGGTGGCCCCGAGGTGGCCTGGCGGCAGGCCGGGGACGAGATCGTCGTGCTCGACCACCGGACCGCCGTCTACTTCGGGTTGGACCGGTCGGCGGCCCTGCTCTGGCAGCGGCTGCTCGCCGGGGCGACGCTGGACGAGCTGGTCGCGACGTTGACCACCGAGACCCGGGTCGACCGGCAGCGGGCGACCGAGGACGTCCGACGGTTCCTCGACGAGTTGGCGGACAACAGCCTGCTGCGCCGGGCCTGA